One genomic segment of Salminus brasiliensis chromosome 6, fSalBra1.hap2, whole genome shotgun sequence includes these proteins:
- the vdac3 gene encoding voltage-dependent anion-selective channel protein 3 isoform X2 produces the protein MDREEDKKKGKETQMKESKPCSHCQTKKCASMAVPPAYSDLGKSAKDIFSKGYGFGTVKLDLKTKSQSGVEFSTGGSTNTDTGKASGNLETKYKVKELGLTFNQKWNTDNTLTTEVSMEDQLAKGLKLGLDTSFVPNTGKKSAKLKTGYKRDYMNVGCDIDFDLAGPTVHAAAVLGYEGWLAGYQMAFDTAKSKLAQNNFALGYKAGDFQLHTNVNDGTEFGGSIYQKVNNQLETAVNLAWTAGSNNTRFGIAAKYQLDKDASISAKVNNASLVGVGYTQALRPGVKLTLSALIDAKNFNAGGHKVGMGFELEV, from the exons atggacagagagGAGGACAAGAAGAAAGGGAAGGAGACACAGATGAAAGAGAGTAAGCCCTGCTCTCACTGCCAGACGAAGAAGTGCG ctaGCATGGCCGTCCCTCCTGCATATTCTGACCTTGGCAAATCCGCCAAAGACATCTTCAGCAAGGGCTATG GCTTCGGGACAGTTAAGCTGGACCTTAAGACCAAGTCCCAGAGTGGAGTT GAGTTCTCAACTGGCGGATCCactaacacagacacaggaaaAGCGTCTGGTAATCTGGAGACCAAGTACAAAGTGAAGGAGCTGGGCCTGACATTCAACCAGAAATGGAACACCGACAACACTCTGACCACTGAAGTCTCCATGGAGGACCAG CTGGCTAAGGGGCTGAAGCTGGGTCTGGACACTTCCTTTGTGCCCAACACTGG GAAGAAGAGCGCTAAGCTGAAGACAGGCTATAAGCGTGACTACATGAACGTGGGCTGTGATATAGATTTTGATCTGGCTGGGCCCACAGTGCACGCTGCAGCAGTGCTGGGCTATgagggctggctggctggctaccAGATGGCCTTTGACACTGCCAAGTCCAAACTGGCTCAGAACAACTTTGCCCTGGGTTACAAGGCTGGTGATTTCCAGCTGCACACCAACGT CAATGATGGTACAGAGTTTGGCGGCTCCATCTATCAGAAGGTGAACAACCAGTTGGAGACGGCGGTGAATCTGGCCTGGACGGCTGGCAGCAACAATACACGCTTTGGCATTGCTGCTAAATACCAGCTAGACAAGGACGCGTCTATCTCT GCTAAAGTAAACAATGCCAGTTTGGTTGGAGTGGGATACACACAGGCTCTGCGACCAG GTGTGAAACTCACTCTTTCCGCTCTGATTGACGCAAAGAACTTCAACGCTGGTGGACACAAGGTGGGCATGGGCTTCGAGCTGGAAGTGTAA
- the ikbkb gene encoding inhibitor of nuclear factor kappa-B kinase subunit beta isoform X2 — MTCHCWPWSTAKEETSARCSDDYLNLLENCCGMREGSILILLRDISSALTYLHKKRIIHRDLKPENIVLQQGEKRLIHKIIDLGYAKELDQSSLCTSFVGTLQYLAPELLEQQKYTVTVDYWSFGTLVFECITGFRPFLPTWQPVPWHNKLKQKHEDDIVVYEDLTGEVHFSKYLPQPHNLNKLLAGRLERWLQLMLRWSPQERGKDTKQSSKDSLNDSDHEEKSKKSQEGGKDSQSGSSSCFKELERILELKLVHVLNMTSAEICTYSVEPGETVASLQERIAQDTNIPSANQELLLEAGLALERHNDVMQCAVDYTMVDGRRADVPLVFLFDRSCSNYEPQFSPRILPENIRFVQTEPKRMLPYSPQRRTCGQAWHTIKALKEDWQKLQQGQKAAIMSLLRHNGSLSKQKNEMVSVHQRLKATLEFFTTSLHIDMDKYQEQRATGIASEKLLSVWREMEQTALDRGQTEDVNKLEEEMMKLQTDIVDLQRHPWRSGEALESLEVKAMELFRKLREKPRDQRCMGDCQEVVKLVVQAIQFYEKKLREFYTHLSKTVVCRQRVMELLPRVEGVVSSMAQCEQDLLRMQEKRQKELWNLLKVACSKVRSPVSGSPDGGRTPPSSGPPPLQLRPTYSSSLPVLHEPEESLIVIEESKTFESRLQSLVQETIKETETNMQLLQEWTWLNGSQDLA, encoded by the exons ATGACCTGCCACTGCTGGCCATGGAGTACTGCCAAGGAGGAGACCTCCGCAAGGtgcagtgatgat TATCTCAATCTGCTGGAGAACTGCTGCGGAATGAGAGAAGGCTCAATTCTGATCCTGCTGCGAGATATAT CCTCAGCCCTCACATACCTCCATAAGAAGAGGATTATTCACAGGGATCTCAAGCCAGAGAACATTGTGCTCCAGCAGGGAGAAAAAAGG TTGATTCATAAGATTATCGACTTGGGCTATGCTAAGGAGCTTGACCAAAGCAGTTTGTGCACATCATTTGTAGGAACCTTGCAATATCTG GCTCCAGAGTTGTTGGAGCAGCAGAAGTACACAGTAACAGTGGATTACTGGAGTTTTGGCACCCTGGTGTTTGAGTGTATCACTGGCTTCAGACCATTTCTGCCCACCTGGCAGCCTGTTCCATG GCATAATAAGTTGAAGCAGAAGCATGAGGATGACATTGTGGTTTATGAGGATTTGACAGGAGAGGTGCACTTCTCCAAATACCTGCCGCAGCCCCACAACCTCAACAA GCTATTAGCTGGCAGGCTGGAGCGATGGCTGCAGTTGATGCTGAGGTGGTCGCCGCAGGAAAGAGGTAAAGACACTAAGCAGAGCTCGAAAGACAGTCTGAATGATAGCGACCATGAAGAGAAAAGCAAGAAATCCCAAGAAGGAGGGAAAGATTCTCAGAGTGGCTCCAGTAGCTGCTTTAAGGAACTAGAACGAATCCTAGAGCTGAAG CTGGTCCATGTCCTGAATATGACATCAGCTGAGATTTGTACCTACTCAGTGGAGCCTGGAGAGACTGTGGCATCACTACAGGAGAGAATTGCCCAAGACACAAACATtccctcagccaatcaggagctgctgctggaagCCGGACTTGCCCTTGAACGACACAATGACGTCATGCAGTGTGCTGTCGATTATACT ATGGTTGATGGTCGTCGGGCAGATGTACCACTGGTCTTTTTGTTCGATCGCTCCTGCTCCAACTACGAGCCCCAGTTCAGCCCACGAATCCTCCCTGAGAACATCCGATTCGTCC AAACGGAGCCTAAGCGCATGTTGCCCTACAGTCCTCAAAGACGAACATGTGGTCAAGCTTGGCATACCATAAAAGCGCTGAAGGAAGACTGGCAGAAGCTGCAGCAGGGGCAGAAGGCAGCCAT TATGAGTCTGCTGAGGCATAATGGTTCGCTGTCTAAGCAGAAGAATGAGATGGTGTCTGTGCATCAGAGACTCAAAGCTACGCTTGAATTCTTCACCACTAGCCTGCACATCGACATGGACAAATACCAGGAGCAGAGAGCTACTGGCAtag CTTCAGAGAAGTTACTGAGTGTGTGGCGAGAGATGGAACAAACAGCACTTGACCGCGGCCAG ACAGAGGATGTGAATAAATTGGAGGAGGAGATGATGAAGTTGCAGACTGATATAGTGGATCTACAAAGACATCCATGGAGAAGTGGTGAAGCGTTGGAGTCACT AGAGGTGAAGGCAATGGAGCTATTTCGCAAGCTCAGAGAGAAACCAAGAG ATCAGAGGTGCATGGGTGACTGTCAGGAGGTGGTAAAGCTGGTGGTCCAAGCGATTCAGTTCTACGAGAAAAAACTGCGGGAGTTCTACACGCACCTCAG taaaacagtggtGTGTAGGCAGAGGGTGATGGAGTTGCTACCTCGGGTGGAAGGCGTGGTGAGCAGCATGGCTCAGTGTGAACAGGACCTGCTCCGTATGCAGGAGAAGAGACAAAAGGAGTTGTGGAACCTTCTCAAAGTGGCCTGT AGTAAAGTTCGCAGTCCAGTTAGTGGGAGTCCAGACGGAGGGCGGACCCCACCTTCCTCTGGCCCTCCACCACTGCAGCTTCGACCCACTTATTCCAGCAGTCTTCCTGTTCTCCACGAACC GGAGGAGTCCTTGATAGTAATTGAAGAAAGCAAGACATTTGAAAGCAGGTTGCAGAGTCTAGTACAGGAAACCATCAAGGAGACTGAAACCAACATGCAG CTACTGCAAGAATGGACGTGGCTGAACGGAAGCCAGGATCTTGCATGA
- the ikbkb gene encoding inhibitor of nuclear factor kappa-B kinase subunit beta isoform X1, with the protein MSRASPMQSQNCGSWELKERLGTGGFGNVTRWQSKDSGDQIAIKQCRQELSSKNKERWCLEIQIMKRLDHVNVVAAREVPEELLKLATNDLPLLAMEYCQGGDLRKYLNLLENCCGMREGSILILLRDISSALTYLHKKRIIHRDLKPENIVLQQGEKRLIHKIIDLGYAKELDQSSLCTSFVGTLQYLAPELLEQQKYTVTVDYWSFGTLVFECITGFRPFLPTWQPVPWHNKLKQKHEDDIVVYEDLTGEVHFSKYLPQPHNLNKLLAGRLERWLQLMLRWSPQERGKDTKQSSKDSLNDSDHEEKSKKSQEGGKDSQSGSSSCFKELERILELKLVHVLNMTSAEICTYSVEPGETVASLQERIAQDTNIPSANQELLLEAGLALERHNDVMQCAVDYTMVDGRRADVPLVFLFDRSCSNYEPQFSPRILPENIRFVQTEPKRMLPYSPQRRTCGQAWHTIKALKEDWQKLQQGQKAAIMSLLRHNGSLSKQKNEMVSVHQRLKATLEFFTTSLHIDMDKYQEQRATGIASEKLLSVWREMEQTALDRGQTEDVNKLEEEMMKLQTDIVDLQRHPWRSGEALESLEVKAMELFRKLREKPRDQRCMGDCQEVVKLVVQAIQFYEKKLREFYTHLSKTVVCRQRVMELLPRVEGVVSSMAQCEQDLLRMQEKRQKELWNLLKVACSKVRSPVSGSPDGGRTPPSSGPPPLQLRPTYSSSLPVLHEPEESLIVIEESKTFESRLQSLVQETIKETETNMQLLQEWTWLNGSQDLA; encoded by the exons GTTGGATCATGTGAACGTGGTGGCAGCGAGGGAGGTGCCAGAAGAGTTGCTGAAACTAGCCACTAATGACCTGCCACTGCTGGCCATGGAGTACTGCCAAGGAGGAGACCTCCGCAAG TATCTCAATCTGCTGGAGAACTGCTGCGGAATGAGAGAAGGCTCAATTCTGATCCTGCTGCGAGATATAT CCTCAGCCCTCACATACCTCCATAAGAAGAGGATTATTCACAGGGATCTCAAGCCAGAGAACATTGTGCTCCAGCAGGGAGAAAAAAGG TTGATTCATAAGATTATCGACTTGGGCTATGCTAAGGAGCTTGACCAAAGCAGTTTGTGCACATCATTTGTAGGAACCTTGCAATATCTG GCTCCAGAGTTGTTGGAGCAGCAGAAGTACACAGTAACAGTGGATTACTGGAGTTTTGGCACCCTGGTGTTTGAGTGTATCACTGGCTTCAGACCATTTCTGCCCACCTGGCAGCCTGTTCCATG GCATAATAAGTTGAAGCAGAAGCATGAGGATGACATTGTGGTTTATGAGGATTTGACAGGAGAGGTGCACTTCTCCAAATACCTGCCGCAGCCCCACAACCTCAACAA GCTATTAGCTGGCAGGCTGGAGCGATGGCTGCAGTTGATGCTGAGGTGGTCGCCGCAGGAAAGAGGTAAAGACACTAAGCAGAGCTCGAAAGACAGTCTGAATGATAGCGACCATGAAGAGAAAAGCAAGAAATCCCAAGAAGGAGGGAAAGATTCTCAGAGTGGCTCCAGTAGCTGCTTTAAGGAACTAGAACGAATCCTAGAGCTGAAG CTGGTCCATGTCCTGAATATGACATCAGCTGAGATTTGTACCTACTCAGTGGAGCCTGGAGAGACTGTGGCATCACTACAGGAGAGAATTGCCCAAGACACAAACATtccctcagccaatcaggagctgctgctggaagCCGGACTTGCCCTTGAACGACACAATGACGTCATGCAGTGTGCTGTCGATTATACT ATGGTTGATGGTCGTCGGGCAGATGTACCACTGGTCTTTTTGTTCGATCGCTCCTGCTCCAACTACGAGCCCCAGTTCAGCCCACGAATCCTCCCTGAGAACATCCGATTCGTCC AAACGGAGCCTAAGCGCATGTTGCCCTACAGTCCTCAAAGACGAACATGTGGTCAAGCTTGGCATACCATAAAAGCGCTGAAGGAAGACTGGCAGAAGCTGCAGCAGGGGCAGAAGGCAGCCAT TATGAGTCTGCTGAGGCATAATGGTTCGCTGTCTAAGCAGAAGAATGAGATGGTGTCTGTGCATCAGAGACTCAAAGCTACGCTTGAATTCTTCACCACTAGCCTGCACATCGACATGGACAAATACCAGGAGCAGAGAGCTACTGGCAtag CTTCAGAGAAGTTACTGAGTGTGTGGCGAGAGATGGAACAAACAGCACTTGACCGCGGCCAG ACAGAGGATGTGAATAAATTGGAGGAGGAGATGATGAAGTTGCAGACTGATATAGTGGATCTACAAAGACATCCATGGAGAAGTGGTGAAGCGTTGGAGTCACT AGAGGTGAAGGCAATGGAGCTATTTCGCAAGCTCAGAGAGAAACCAAGAG ATCAGAGGTGCATGGGTGACTGTCAGGAGGTGGTAAAGCTGGTGGTCCAAGCGATTCAGTTCTACGAGAAAAAACTGCGGGAGTTCTACACGCACCTCAG taaaacagtggtGTGTAGGCAGAGGGTGATGGAGTTGCTACCTCGGGTGGAAGGCGTGGTGAGCAGCATGGCTCAGTGTGAACAGGACCTGCTCCGTATGCAGGAGAAGAGACAAAAGGAGTTGTGGAACCTTCTCAAAGTGGCCTGT AGTAAAGTTCGCAGTCCAGTTAGTGGGAGTCCAGACGGAGGGCGGACCCCACCTTCCTCTGGCCCTCCACCACTGCAGCTTCGACCCACTTATTCCAGCAGTCTTCCTGTTCTCCACGAACC GGAGGAGTCCTTGATAGTAATTGAAGAAAGCAAGACATTTGAAAGCAGGTTGCAGAGTCTAGTACAGGAAACCATCAAGGAGACTGAAACCAACATGCAG CTACTGCAAGAATGGACGTGGCTGAACGGAAGCCAGGATCTTGCATGA